In the genome of Microthrixaceae bacterium, one region contains:
- the rfbD gene encoding dTDP-4-dehydrorhamnose reductase, whose amino-acid sequence MRRKVLITGAGGQVGQEATDLFGAADWEVVACDRARLDVTNRDEVLDAVATAKPEAVLNLAAWNAVDLAESEPDGAYAANTMAVRHLAEACRRHNARLAHVSTDYVFDGTKDTPYVEWDDTNPLSVYGRSKRGGEVEAGSEALVVRTSWVCGARGSNAVTTVLRLAAETDQTLAFVTDQRGCPTLAKDLAATLLTLVSDRHNGIYHVTNSGAVSWYEFVQHILEAAGHPVSRVRPITTAKLDPARPATRPANSVLDHAALRLSGIAPMRHFSEPLAEMIAELATGARWRCPEASGPTLPTRQPVTTSSPHTRPPRVPYSSRGRTRTPLLTVMAVLTSSVLAACGLFGRADPTVGHKRTAPSRPSVVVLDHGSSPRTRLRYRPTAGTTGELELRTDVHLTQRLELPIDADGSGSGTASTPVVVDPPATIHRIRFTVTSADDRGHDLDLEVIDASIDPQGTTLTDAQLAAVTAEVRKSIGWRGTARIDPQGVATSLDPLSAPAVAVQDDAPSGSPRTETDLSHQLATLIPPLPTQPVGRGARWRVTTTSPVGGTKLRQVATYEITSIDGGSVLYRATIQQDAGQQVLSGSDRATTQGGSASDKTQAGQLIAAHLSGTTTGRFDLDGLRSESETHLTGSQLVDVSSEPARRVRQEMHLTSSSGPAPS is encoded by the coding sequence ATCCGACGAAAGGTCCTGATCACCGGCGCGGGCGGCCAGGTCGGCCAGGAGGCCACCGACCTGTTCGGGGCGGCCGACTGGGAGGTCGTCGCCTGTGACCGGGCCCGTCTCGACGTCACCAACCGAGACGAGGTACTCGATGCCGTGGCGACGGCCAAGCCCGAGGCGGTCTTGAACCTGGCCGCATGGAACGCCGTCGACCTGGCCGAATCCGAACCCGACGGCGCTTACGCGGCCAACACCATGGCGGTGCGCCACCTGGCAGAAGCCTGCCGTCGCCACAACGCCCGCCTCGCCCACGTATCCACTGACTACGTGTTCGACGGGACCAAGGACACCCCCTACGTCGAGTGGGATGACACCAACCCCCTATCGGTGTACGGGCGTTCCAAACGCGGCGGTGAGGTGGAGGCCGGGTCCGAGGCGCTGGTGGTCCGGACGTCGTGGGTGTGCGGGGCCCGTGGCTCCAACGCGGTCACCACCGTGCTCCGACTGGCCGCCGAGACGGACCAGACGCTGGCCTTCGTCACCGACCAGCGTGGCTGCCCCACTCTGGCCAAGGACCTGGCCGCCACCCTGCTCACGCTCGTCTCGGATCGGCACAACGGCATCTACCACGTGACCAACTCAGGGGCCGTGAGCTGGTACGAGTTCGTTCAACACATCCTGGAGGCCGCCGGCCACCCCGTGTCGAGGGTCCGTCCGATCACCACCGCCAAGTTGGATCCCGCTCGACCCGCTACCCGACCGGCCAACTCGGTGCTCGATCATGCCGCCCTGCGCCTAAGTGGCATAGCTCCGATGCGACACTTCTCCGAGCCGCTGGCCGAGATGATCGCTGAGCTTGCGACCGGGGCACGGTGGCGTTGCCCTGAGGCCAGCGGACCAACACTGCCAACGCGCCAGCCGGTGACGACCAGCTCCCCGCACACTCGACCGCCCCGGGTTCCCTACTCGTCTCGGGGCAGGACCAGGACGCCCCTGCTGACGGTCATGGCCGTGCTGACATCTTCGGTACTGGCCGCCTGCGGGCTGTTCGGTCGCGCCGACCCGACTGTCGGCCACAAACGCACTGCTCCCTCGCGGCCATCGGTGGTGGTACTCGACCACGGGAGTTCTCCCCGGACCCGGCTCCGTTACCGCCCGACCGCCGGCACCACCGGTGAGCTGGAGCTGCGGACCGACGTTCATCTAACCCAACGCCTCGAATTGCCCATTGACGCCGATGGGTCAGGATCAGGCACCGCATCCACGCCCGTCGTCGTCGACCCTCCCGCGACCATCCACCGGATTCGCTTCACGGTGACCTCGGCCGACGACCGAGGTCACGACCTCGACCTAGAGGTGATCGACGCCAGCATCGACCCCCAGGGAACCACCCTCACCGACGCCCAACTCGCCGCAGTGACCGCCGAGGTACGAAAGTCGATCGGTTGGCGCGGAACGGCACGGATAGACCCCCAGGGCGTAGCCACGTCGCTCGACCCCCTGTCCGCTCCGGCCGTCGCGGTCCAAGACGATGCGCCCAGCGGGTCACCTCGAACCGAGACCGACCTGAGCCACCAGCTCGCGACCCTGATCCCACCCCTCCCCACCCAACCGGTAGGTCGGGGCGCACGTTGGCGCGTCACCACCACCTCCCCCGTGGGCGGCACCAAGCTGCGACAGGTCGCCACCTACGAGATCACCTCGATCGACGGTGGCTCCGTGCTCTACCGGGCCACCATCCAACAAGACGCGGGTCAGCAGGTCTTGTCAGGCTCGGACCGGGCCACCACCCAAGGCGGGAGTGCCTCCGACAAGACCCAGGCTGGCCAGCTGATCGCCGCCCACCTGAGCGGGACCACCACGGGCCGCTTCGACCTCGACGGGTTGAGATCGGAAAGTGAGACCCATTTGACCGGATCCCAACTGGTCGATGTCTCCAGCGAACCGGCGCGACGAGTTCGTCAGGAGATGCACCTGACCTCCAGTAGCGGACCGGCACCAAGCTGA
- a CDS encoding glucose-1-phosphate thymidylyltransferase yields MKGLILAGGSGTRLRPITHTGAKQLVPVANTPILFYGLQHMADAGIEEVGIIVGDTGDEIRAAVGNGSRWGLEVTYLPQDAPLGLAHAVLIARDFLGDDEFVMYLGDNLLRDGITSFVDEFTAHRAETGPDSCSAQILLAHVPDPQRFGVAELGPDGEVVALVEKPEVPPSDLALVGVYLFDPSIHEAVRAIEPSDRGELEITDAIQWLIDNGHRVRHEVLDGWWLDTGKLTPLLEANRLILEVLEPSNHGKVDEHSQLDGRVQVAEGAEIIRSTIRGPVAIGANTRVVDSYIGPFSSVDADCEIIQSELEHSIVLANSRVENVPRVIDSLIGRHAVVQRTHQRPRANRFLVGDHCQIDIDS; encoded by the coding sequence ATGAAGGGTCTCATCCTCGCTGGCGGCTCGGGCACCCGGCTCCGCCCCATCACCCACACCGGCGCCAAGCAACTGGTGCCGGTGGCCAACACTCCGATCCTGTTCTACGGGCTTCAGCACATGGCCGATGCCGGCATCGAAGAGGTCGGCATCATCGTGGGCGACACCGGTGACGAGATCCGGGCCGCGGTGGGAAACGGATCGCGCTGGGGTCTCGAGGTCACCTACCTGCCTCAAGACGCTCCGCTCGGGCTGGCCCACGCCGTGCTGATCGCCCGGGATTTCTTGGGTGACGACGAGTTCGTGATGTACCTCGGAGACAACCTCCTCCGTGACGGGATCACCAGCTTCGTAGACGAGTTCACCGCCCACCGGGCCGAAACCGGCCCCGACTCCTGTTCGGCCCAGATCCTTTTGGCCCACGTTCCCGATCCGCAGCGTTTCGGTGTGGCCGAGCTCGGCCCCGATGGCGAGGTCGTGGCCCTGGTCGAGAAGCCCGAGGTTCCACCGTCGGACCTTGCCCTGGTCGGCGTGTACCTCTTCGATCCCTCCATCCACGAAGCGGTCAGAGCGATCGAGCCTTCGGACCGCGGCGAGTTGGAGATCACCGACGCCATCCAGTGGCTGATCGACAACGGCCACCGCGTCCGCCATGAGGTGCTCGACGGGTGGTGGCTCGACACCGGCAAGCTCACCCCACTCCTGGAAGCCAACCGCTTGATCCTCGAGGTTCTGGAGCCTTCCAACCACGGCAAGGTCGACGAGCACTCTCAGCTCGACGGCCGGGTTCAGGTGGCCGAAGGGGCCGAGATCATCCGGTCGACCATTCGTGGTCCGGTGGCCATCGGAGCCAATACCCGGGTTGTCGACAGCTACATCGGCCCGTTCTCATCGGTAGACGCTGACTGCGAGATCATCCAGTCCGAGTTGGAGCACTCGATCGTCCTGGCCAACAGCCGCGTCGAAAACGTCCCGAGGGTGATCGACTCGCTGATCGGTCGCCACGCCGTGGTCCAACGCACCCATCAGCGACCGCGAGCAAACCGCTTCTTGGTGGGCGACCACTGCCAGATCGACATCGATTCCTGA
- a CDS encoding dTDP-4-dehydrorhamnose 3,5-epimerase family protein, protein MATITPSDVIDGVTVVQPDIHGDERGIFIETYRRNWFPGGREMIQGNRGDRRAGAIVGLHYHLHQADYWYVPFGQARVVLHDLRTGSPTDGATLTIDIGSTPGTAGVDHDHRGIYIPPGVAHGFSALTDMTITYLVDGYYNPADELGVAWDDPAIGADWGVTDPVVSARDQANPRRSDLEPALQPHHRLRMA, encoded by the coding sequence ATGGCCACCATCACCCCATCCGACGTCATCGACGGGGTCACCGTCGTACAACCTGACATCCACGGTGACGAACGCGGGATCTTCATAGAGACGTACCGCCGGAACTGGTTCCCCGGCGGTCGGGAGATGATCCAAGGCAACCGCGGCGACCGCCGGGCCGGAGCCATCGTCGGCCTCCACTACCACCTGCACCAGGCCGACTACTGGTACGTGCCCTTCGGGCAGGCCCGGGTCGTGCTCCACGACCTCCGCACCGGTTCCCCCACCGACGGAGCCACGCTCACCATCGACATAGGGTCGACGCCCGGCACTGCCGGGGTAGACCACGACCACCGGGGCATCTACATCCCGCCCGGAGTGGCCCACGGGTTCTCCGCGCTCACCGACATGACCATCACCTACCTGGTCGACGGCTACTACAACCCGGCCGACGAGTTGGGGGTGGCCTGGGATGACCCCGCCATCGGAGCCGACTGGGGAGTGACCGACCCGGTCGTGTCGGCCCGAGACCAGGCCAACCCCCGCCGCTCCGACCTGGAGCCCGCCCTGCAACCTCACCACCGGCTGCGCATGGCGTAA
- the rfbB gene encoding dTDP-glucose 4,6-dehydratase has translation MSILVTGGAGFIGSNFVRYWTDHHPEDHVVALDALTYAGVRENVDGIDGVTFALADIGDTDTVAGLLETHSVDRIVNFAAESHNSLAVVDPARFFRTNVLGTQGLCEAARRVGVTRFHHVSTCEVYGDLDLDTDEMFTEESPYRPRTPYNASKAGGDHVVRSYYETWDLPITITNCANNYGAYQFPEKVIPFFTTLAIQDQSLPMYASTQNRREWIHALDHCRAIDLILERGRIGETYHVGTGVEKSVEEIADLILAHLDKPQSLKTIVPDRPGHDRRYVLDWTKIRTELGWEPTIGWDSGIAETIDWYVANQAWWEPLRDRAPVAEGTAWSK, from the coding sequence ATGAGCATCCTCGTCACCGGCGGCGCCGGCTTCATCGGCTCCAACTTCGTCCGCTACTGGACCGACCACCACCCCGAGGACCACGTTGTCGCCCTCGATGCCCTCACCTACGCCGGGGTTCGGGAGAACGTCGACGGGATCGACGGGGTCACCTTCGCCCTCGCCGACATCGGTGACACCGACACCGTGGCCGGGTTGCTCGAGACCCACTCCGTGGATCGCATCGTTAACTTCGCTGCCGAGTCCCACAACAGCCTGGCCGTGGTTGATCCAGCTCGCTTCTTCCGTACCAACGTCTTGGGTACCCAGGGGTTGTGCGAAGCGGCCCGTCGAGTCGGTGTCACCCGGTTCCACCACGTCTCCACCTGTGAGGTGTACGGCGACCTCGACTTGGACACCGACGAGATGTTCACCGAGGAATCCCCCTACCGGCCCCGCACGCCGTACAACGCATCCAAGGCCGGGGGAGACCACGTCGTCAGGTCCTACTACGAGACCTGGGACCTGCCCATCACCATCACGAACTGCGCCAACAACTACGGGGCCTACCAGTTCCCCGAGAAGGTCATCCCCTTCTTCACCACCCTGGCCATCCAGGACCAGTCGCTCCCCATGTACGCGTCTACCCAGAACCGGCGCGAGTGGATCCATGCCTTGGACCACTGCCGGGCCATCGACCTGATCCTGGAGCGAGGCCGGATCGGCGAGACGTACCACGTCGGCACCGGAGTCGAGAAGAGCGTGGAAGAGATCGCCGACCTGATCCTGGCGCACCTCGACAAGCCTCAAAGCCTGAAGACCATCGTTCCGGACCGTCCCGGCCACGACCGCCGCTACGTCCTGGACTGGACCAAGATCCGCACCGAGCTGGGTTGGGAGCCCACCATCGGCTGGGACTCTGGCATCGCCGAGACCATCGACTGGTACGTCGCCAACCAAGCCTGGTGGGAGCCACTGCGCGACCGTGCACCGGTAGCCGAGGGAACAGCATGGTCCAAGTGA
- the orn gene encoding oligoribonuclease — protein MLVWMDLEMTGLDPDQHVIVEIATLITDDDLVIVAEGPDLVVHQPAEQLQGMEPVVVEMHTSSGLLTAIGESTMTLEDAGAQTLDFIRQWVPEPRTVPLCGNSIGTDRRFLSRHLPEIENYLHYRSVDVSTLKELARRWYPEVVSAAPRKAVAHRALDDIRESIEELRYYRQKLFIPGQAPIK, from the coding sequence ATGCTCGTTTGGATGGATCTCGAGATGACCGGCCTGGACCCCGATCAGCACGTCATCGTGGAGATCGCCACCCTCATCACCGACGATGATCTGGTCATCGTGGCCGAGGGACCCGACCTCGTCGTCCACCAACCCGCCGAGCAACTTCAGGGCATGGAGCCGGTGGTTGTCGAGATGCACACCTCGTCTGGGCTACTGACCGCCATCGGTGAGTCGACCATGACCCTCGAGGATGCCGGCGCCCAGACATTGGACTTCATCCGCCAATGGGTACCCGAGCCTCGCACCGTTCCGCTGTGCGGAAACTCGATAGGAACCGACCGGCGCTTCTTGAGTCGACACCTCCCCGAGATCGAGAACTACCTGCACTACCGGTCGGTTGACGTGTCGACGCTCAAGGAACTGGCCCGACGGTGGTACCCCGAGGTGGTTTCGGCCGCGCCCCGCAAAGCCGTGGCCCACCGGGCCCTCGACGACATCCGCGAGAGCATCGAGGAGCTCCGCTACTACCGCCAGAAGCTGTTCATCCCCGGCCAAGCTCCCATCAAGTAG
- a CDS encoding SigB/SigF/SigG family RNA polymerase sigma factor, translating to MDEFVAFRAAEDDGERRTLRNDLVEKHMALSVHLARRFVNKGIPEDDLIQVAAVGLVNAVERFDPHLGFEFTTFATPTILGELKRHFRDRGWAVRVPRRLQELNLRITSVASELTPQLGRSPTITELAAATGATEEEVLEALDASRAYRYRPTGVSADDDDGPELELGEHDLELLRSDGRLEVERILERLPRREQLILRLRFYEEMTQQEIASRLGVSQMQISRLLARVLEQLRSDLVED from the coding sequence TTGGACGAGTTCGTAGCCTTCCGAGCCGCCGAGGACGACGGCGAGCGACGGACGTTGCGCAACGACCTCGTCGAGAAGCACATGGCCCTGTCCGTTCACCTAGCCCGACGCTTCGTGAACAAGGGAATACCCGAGGACGACCTGATTCAGGTGGCAGCCGTGGGCTTGGTCAACGCGGTGGAGCGCTTCGACCCTCACCTCGGGTTCGAGTTCACCACCTTTGCCACCCCGACCATCCTCGGTGAACTCAAGCGCCACTTCCGCGACCGTGGATGGGCAGTGCGGGTGCCCCGCCGCCTCCAGGAGCTCAACCTCCGGATCACATCGGTGGCCAGTGAGCTGACGCCCCAACTCGGGCGATCACCGACCATCACCGAATTGGCGGCCGCTACCGGCGCCACCGAGGAGGAGGTGCTGGAGGCACTCGATGCTTCGCGCGCCTACCGCTACCGACCCACTGGCGTCTCAGCCGACGACGACGACGGTCCGGAGCTGGAATTGGGAGAGCACGACCTCGAGCTCCTTCGATCCGACGGGCGGCTGGAAGTCGAACGGATCCTGGAGCGCCTCCCGCGTCGCGAGCAGTTGATCCTCCGGCTCCGGTTCTACGAGGAGATGACCCAGCAAGAGATCGCGTCCCGCCTCGGCGTCTCCCAGATGCAGATCTCTCGCCTGCTGGCCCGGGTGTTGGAGCAGCTCAGGTCCGACCTGGTCGAGGACTGA
- a CDS encoding SDR family NAD(P)-dependent oxidoreductase, producing the protein MGNDRFSGRVAAITGAGSGIGRALAIELARRGTHLALSDVDTTGLAETVAACEGRGVKVSSSQIDVADRDAVFAWADKVVEDHGRVNLVFNNAGVALGAPIESMAIADLEWLMGVNFWGVVHGTQAFLPHLKAAGDGHVINISSVFGLISIPTQSAYNAAKFGVRGFTDALRMELEVADCGVSCTTIHPGGVRTNIARRARVDPELADRAGPGGIGAEFDRIARTTPDKAAQQILKAVERNRRRALIGPDAKVIDVISRLPVGLYQRVLVQGARRRM; encoded by the coding sequence ATGGGGAACGACAGATTCAGCGGCAGGGTCGCCGCCATCACCGGCGCTGGTTCGGGTATCGGCCGAGCCTTGGCCATCGAACTGGCTCGCCGAGGTACCCACCTGGCGCTCTCAGATGTGGACACCACCGGTTTGGCCGAGACAGTCGCCGCCTGTGAAGGGCGCGGCGTCAAGGTGTCATCGAGCCAGATCGACGTGGCCGATAGGGACGCCGTCTTCGCATGGGCCGACAAGGTGGTCGAGGATCATGGTCGGGTCAACCTGGTGTTCAACAACGCCGGGGTGGCCTTGGGAGCGCCCATCGAATCCATGGCGATCGCGGACCTCGAATGGCTGATGGGGGTCAACTTCTGGGGCGTAGTTCACGGTACCCAAGCCTTCCTGCCCCACCTCAAGGCCGCCGGCGATGGTCATGTGATCAACATTTCCAGCGTGTTCGGGCTCATCAGCATCCCGACCCAGTCGGCGTACAACGCGGCCAAGTTCGGGGTGAGAGGCTTCACCGACGCCCTCCGGATGGAACTTGAGGTCGCCGACTGCGGAGTGTCGTGTACCACCATCCACCCGGGCGGCGTACGAACCAACATCGCCCGCCGCGCCCGTGTCGATCCCGAGCTCGCCGATCGGGCCGGTCCTGGAGGGATCGGAGCGGAGTTCGATCGGATCGCTCGGACCACACCCGACAAGGCGGCCCAGCAGATCCTCAAGGCGGTCGAGCGAAACCGGCGCCGAGCCCTGATCGGCCCCGACGCCAAGGTCATCGACGTCATCTCGCGCCTACCTGTCGGGCTCTATCAACGAGTGTTGGTCCAGGGAGCCAGACGCCGTATGTAG
- the dut gene encoding dUTP diphosphatase → MLSVPVRRLDPDLDLPSYARIGDAGADLCARHDSVLAPGGGRVLVATGIALALPTGTAGFIQPRSGLALRNGVTCLNSPGLIDSGYRDEIKVLLVNHDPTEPFQIKRGDRIAQLVIQRVEHVDFCLVEALDESERGMGGFGSTGM, encoded by the coding sequence ATGCTGAGCGTCCCCGTCCGCCGACTCGACCCTGACCTGGATCTACCTTCCTACGCTCGGATCGGCGACGCCGGGGCCGACCTGTGTGCCCGGCACGACTCGGTTCTCGCCCCCGGCGGTGGGCGGGTGTTGGTGGCGACAGGAATCGCCCTGGCTCTCCCGACGGGCACGGCCGGGTTCATCCAGCCCCGCAGCGGCCTGGCCCTGCGTAATGGCGTGACGTGCCTGAACTCCCCGGGTCTGATCGACAGCGGCTACCGCGATGAGATCAAGGTGCTGCTCGTGAACCACGACCCCACTGAGCCGTTCCAGATCAAGCGGGGAGATCGAATCGCTCAGCTCGTGATCCAACGCGTCGAGCACGTGGATTTCTGCCTGGTGGAAGCGCTCGACGAATCCGAGCGGGGTATGGGCGGATTCGGCTCGACCGGAATGTGA
- a CDS encoding polysaccharide biosynthesis protein, whose amino-acid sequence MDLGIVAAAWALAISAAFDTSAKDMTLALAWIMPLAVIVQLVGHRLAGLYGPVWRYASVDEAARVVAGVLGGSILATITTVIAATTTHTPFPFVTAPPLAAFLSLLGCGGVRFQSRLFALERQQARDASGLRSVIVGAGTAGAALAYELTHTDAGRPTNVVGFIDDDPELVGRSVRGFTVLGTTDDLESICVSHRIERVLIAEDEDNRHRVKTVVDQALRTHAQVKVLPLSTGRVDGPLVRNLRDLDVTDLLGREHAPVDSDDIDHYLRDATVLITGAGGSIGSEIARQVARHRPARLLLLDRDESLLHDVTTGPLADSGVDIAPVLADICDQVRVQDLFENERPDVVFHAAAQKHVPILEKYPVEAVRTNVFGTWNLISTAAEYGTGRFVHISTDKAADPCSVMGATKRAAEQMVFEVGRRHQLPFVAVRFGNVLGSRGSVVPTFLRQIVDGGPVTVTSPEMTRYFMTIPEAVSLVLQSGAMADPGRVYLLDMGEPVSILALARQLIRLAGLRPGEDVRISIVGTRPGERLHERLHDDAESIEPSDHPSISSLNPKIPWQWDELVEALASLRKSVDARDDAMVRHQLESMLRKGGVDCVLDHGETTIPVDQHPGSPRATAIVRDLSEKRAERQAPPASDTGTVR is encoded by the coding sequence ATGGACCTGGGCATCGTGGCCGCGGCTTGGGCCTTGGCCATCAGTGCCGCCTTCGACACCTCGGCCAAGGACATGACCCTGGCGCTGGCTTGGATCATGCCCCTGGCCGTCATCGTCCAACTGGTCGGCCACCGCCTTGCTGGTCTCTACGGGCCGGTGTGGCGCTATGCCTCGGTCGACGAAGCGGCTCGGGTGGTGGCTGGCGTCTTGGGCGGGTCGATCCTGGCCACGATCACCACCGTCATCGCGGCCACCACCACCCACACCCCGTTCCCATTCGTCACCGCTCCGCCTCTCGCCGCTTTTCTGAGCTTGCTCGGTTGTGGTGGCGTCCGCTTCCAGTCCCGCCTCTTCGCCCTGGAACGTCAACAGGCCCGTGACGCCTCCGGCCTCCGGTCTGTCATCGTCGGTGCTGGCACCGCTGGCGCGGCCCTGGCCTACGAGCTCACCCACACCGACGCCGGACGACCCACCAACGTGGTCGGCTTCATCGATGACGACCCCGAGCTCGTCGGCCGGTCGGTGCGAGGCTTCACCGTGCTGGGCACCACCGACGACCTGGAATCGATCTGTGTCAGCCACCGGATCGAAAGGGTTCTGATCGCCGAGGACGAGGACAATCGGCACCGGGTCAAGACGGTGGTGGACCAGGCCTTGCGTACCCACGCCCAGGTCAAGGTGCTGCCGTTGTCCACCGGGCGGGTGGACGGCCCCCTCGTGCGCAACCTGCGCGACCTGGATGTGACCGACCTGCTCGGGCGCGAGCACGCCCCCGTCGACTCCGACGACATCGACCACTATCTACGCGACGCCACCGTGCTGATCACCGGGGCCGGGGGGTCGATCGGCAGCGAGATCGCGCGCCAGGTGGCTCGGCACCGTCCCGCTCGGCTCCTGCTCCTCGATCGTGACGAGAGCCTCCTCCACGACGTGACCACCGGGCCTCTCGCTGACTCGGGGGTAGACATCGCTCCGGTACTGGCCGACATCTGCGATCAGGTGAGGGTCCAGGATCTGTTCGAGAACGAACGACCCGACGTGGTGTTCCACGCCGCCGCTCAAAAGCACGTGCCCATCTTGGAGAAATACCCGGTGGAAGCGGTGCGGACCAACGTGTTCGGCACCTGGAACCTGATCAGCACCGCAGCCGAGTACGGCACCGGTCGTTTCGTGCACATCTCCACCGACAAGGCCGCCGATCCCTGTTCGGTCATGGGAGCCACCAAGCGCGCCGCTGAGCAGATGGTGTTCGAGGTCGGTCGTCGCCACCAACTCCCGTTCGTGGCCGTTCGCTTCGGCAACGTATTGGGCAGCCGGGGCAGCGTGGTGCCCACGTTCCTGCGCCAGATCGTGGATGGCGGACCGGTCACGGTCACCAGCCCCGAGATGACCCGCTACTTCATGACCATCCCTGAGGCCGTGAGCCTGGTGCTCCAGTCCGGGGCGATGGCCGATCCGGGCCGCGTCTACCTGTTGGACATGGGCGAGCCCGTGTCCATCCTGGCTCTGGCCCGACAGCTGATTCGCCTCGCTGGCCTCCGGCCAGGAGAGGACGTGAGGATCTCCATCGTCGGCACCAGGCCCGGAGAGCGACTCCACGAACGTCTCCACGACGACGCCGAGAGCATCGAACCGTCAGATCACCCCTCGATATCTTCGTTGAACCCGAAGATCCCATGGCAGTGGGATGAACTGGTCGAGGCCCTCGCCTCCCTGCGCAAGTCCGTCGATGCCCGTGACGACGCCATGGTCAGACACCAGCTCGAGTCGATGCTCCGAAAGGGCGGCGTCGATTGCGTACTCGACCATGGTGAGACCACCATTCCCGTCGACCAGCACCCGGGCTCGCCCCGGGCGACGGCGATCGTCAGAGACCTGTCCGAGAAGCGGGCCGAACGCCAGGCTCCACCGGCATCCGATACCGGCACCGTCCGCTGA